One genomic segment of Nocardia spumae includes these proteins:
- a CDS encoding EamA family transporter — protein MTRTGAARGSSAAVLAITGLAPLVWGSTYAVTTEFLPPERPMFTALMRALPAGLVLLAVTRTLPRGRWIGRAALLGVLNIGAFFPLLFLAAYRLPGGVAAVLGSAAPVFALGFAGILLRTPPSGRKVLAGIIGIAGVALVVLRADAALDPIGVLAGLGGAASMAAGTVLTGHWGRPEGVGPLAFTSWQLTAGGLVLLPLAWLTEGAPPAVNGAAIGGYLYLGVIGTAAAYVIWFRGLARIPATSVAFLGLLSPVSAAVIGWAALGQALTALQLLGIVIALGGTLLGQIGSRAPQPAESAPPVPVSPESEESEESEETDSRDACVPAQHRR, from the coding sequence ATGACACGCACCGGCGCCGCACGCGGATCGAGTGCCGCCGTCCTCGCGATCACTGGGCTCGCCCCGCTGGTGTGGGGTAGTACCTACGCGGTCACCACGGAGTTCCTGCCACCGGAACGCCCGATGTTCACCGCGCTGATGCGAGCACTCCCGGCCGGTCTGGTGCTGCTCGCGGTGACCCGGACACTGCCGCGCGGGCGCTGGATCGGCCGGGCGGCGCTACTCGGCGTGCTGAATATCGGCGCCTTCTTCCCGCTGCTGTTCCTGGCCGCCTACCGGCTACCCGGTGGCGTCGCGGCCGTCCTGGGTTCGGCCGCACCGGTTTTCGCTCTCGGATTCGCCGGAATCCTGCTGCGAACACCCCCGAGCGGCCGCAAGGTGCTCGCCGGAATCATCGGAATCGCCGGGGTGGCGCTGGTGGTGCTGCGCGCGGACGCCGCCCTTGATCCGATCGGTGTGCTCGCCGGACTGGGCGGCGCGGCATCGATGGCCGCGGGGACGGTGCTGACCGGACACTGGGGCCGGCCCGAAGGAGTCGGGCCGCTGGCGTTCACCAGCTGGCAGCTCACCGCGGGTGGGCTGGTGCTGCTGCCGCTGGCGTGGCTCACCGAGGGGGCGCCACCCGCGGTGAACGGCGCGGCGATAGGCGGATACCTGTACCTCGGTGTGATCGGCACGGCGGCGGCCTACGTGATCTGGTTCCGCGGGCTGGCGCGGATACCGGCCACTTCGGTCGCCTTCCTGGGGCTGCTCAGCCCGGTCTCGGCGGCGGTGATCGGCTGGGCGGCACTCGGACAGGCGCTGACCGCCCTCCAACTGCTCGGGATCGTGATCGCCCTCGGCGGCACCCTGCTGGGCCAGATCGGCAGCCGCGCACCACAACCCGCGGAATCGGCGCCGCCGGTGCCGGTCTCGCCGGAATCCGAAGAATCCGAAGAATCCGAAGAAACCGACTCCCGGGACGCTTGCGTTCCGGCACAGCACAGGAGATGA
- a CDS encoding MarR family winged helix-turn-helix transcriptional regulator encodes MSDAVDQIVADWGRVRPELDVWPTHVIGRIKRMGRRLEHEMKEFFARHGLEYWEFDVLSTLRRSGGPDGLTAGDLIKATMVTSGAITNRIDRMAAKDLVRRVPDAKDRRTIRVQLTDHGRAVIDELMPQHVDNETRLLAGMSRADLDQLGALLRRLSESLDDTTLG; translated from the coding sequence ATGAGCGACGCCGTCGACCAGATCGTCGCCGACTGGGGACGGGTGCGGCCCGAGCTCGATGTCTGGCCCACCCATGTCATCGGCCGGATCAAGCGGATGGGCCGCCGCCTCGAGCACGAGATGAAGGAGTTCTTCGCCCGGCACGGCCTCGAGTACTGGGAATTCGATGTGTTGTCCACGCTGCGCCGCTCGGGCGGACCGGACGGACTCACCGCGGGCGACCTCATCAAGGCCACGATGGTGACCTCGGGCGCCATCACCAACCGCATCGACCGCATGGCGGCCAAGGATCTGGTCCGCCGTGTTCCGGATGCCAAGGACCGCCGCACGATTCGGGTCCAGCTGACCGACCACGGCCGCGCGGTGATCGACGAGCTCATGCCCCAGCACGTCGACAACGAGACCCGGCTGCTGGCGGGAATGAGCCGGGCCGACCTCGATCAGCTCGGCGCGCTACTGCGCCGCCTGTCCGAATCTCTCGACGACACCACCCTGGGCTGA
- a CDS encoding SpoIID/LytB domain-containing protein, which translates to MTRTETAARQQNHGDTGPSAGPESGGFGNRFRRRRGGLLHRRRIRRGALIGLVVLPVTGGTVIAFALSVSGGSGLRNASYQAIAGPGHGRGMSQDGAFDQAASGATADGILAHYYPGAQLGNIGPTTVRVRLTVYDNETLDVTSDSGLTVAGRRVVAGQAAHLTPTPDGGANVVVTIGCDGDVLWQGSTDDPWAYPADPGPDRPAAEHLRVCDGSGFRGALGVAQDNGAPVTVNQLDVEDYLLGVVPAEMQANWADKGGAEALRAQAIAARSYALAEHRYPYAQTCDTTDCQMYPGTDKEDPRAADAVHSTAGQVLLRDGRLLRTEYSAAPGGGRPIDIGDLELGPTPAELESAPGGPGPMPAAPEVPGPAGPEQAVRGNTAIDAKYAESGGAAGPLGAAIGPESLLPGRGGTFRLYRGGVIIATPTLGAQIVDFARLLQLAPDAAQSAGVDAAAQAAPGGTHSPGTAATPTPPPSVRTAPGRPGSAAQVDGRSASSPASSDPAAANIAVPPDHTAPDAGAAPQVPE; encoded by the coding sequence ATGACCCGCACCGAAACCGCAGCGCGGCAACAGAATCACGGCGACACCGGACCCTCGGCCGGGCCGGAATCCGGCGGGTTCGGGAACCGGTTCCGGCGGCGCCGAGGCGGGCTGCTGCATCGTCGACGGATTCGTCGCGGCGCGCTGATCGGATTGGTCGTGCTCCCGGTGACCGGCGGTACGGTGATCGCCTTCGCCCTGTCGGTATCCGGCGGATCCGGGCTCAGAAATGCCTCCTACCAGGCGATTGCGGGACCCGGGCACGGTCGCGGAATGAGTCAGGACGGCGCCTTCGATCAGGCGGCCTCGGGCGCCACCGCCGACGGCATCCTGGCGCACTACTACCCCGGCGCCCAGCTCGGGAACATCGGGCCGACCACGGTGCGGGTCCGGCTCACCGTCTATGACAACGAGACCCTGGATGTGACCTCCGATTCCGGGCTGACCGTGGCCGGCCGGCGTGTCGTGGCGGGGCAGGCCGCACACCTGACGCCGACTCCGGACGGCGGCGCGAATGTGGTGGTCACGATCGGCTGCGACGGTGATGTGCTGTGGCAGGGATCGACCGACGATCCGTGGGCCTATCCGGCCGACCCCGGCCCGGACCGGCCCGCCGCCGAACATCTGAGGGTGTGCGACGGCTCGGGCTTCCGTGGGGCACTGGGCGTCGCGCAGGACAACGGCGCACCCGTCACGGTGAACCAACTCGACGTCGAGGACTACCTGCTCGGCGTCGTCCCGGCCGAGATGCAGGCCAACTGGGCCGATAAGGGCGGTGCCGAAGCGCTTCGGGCGCAGGCGATCGCCGCCCGCTCGTACGCCCTGGCCGAACATCGCTACCCGTACGCGCAGACCTGCGACACCACCGACTGCCAGATGTATCCGGGCACCGACAAGGAGGATCCCCGCGCGGCCGACGCCGTCCATTCGACCGCGGGCCAGGTCCTGCTGCGCGACGGCCGTCTGCTGCGGACCGAATATTCCGCCGCGCCGGGCGGTGGCCGCCCCATCGATATCGGCGACCTCGAGCTGGGGCCGACACCCGCCGAACTCGAATCGGCGCCCGGTGGTCCGGGTCCGATGCCCGCGGCACCGGAAGTGCCCGGTCCGGCCGGTCCCGAACAGGCCGTTCGCGGCAATACGGCCATCGATGCGAAGTACGCCGAAAGTGGCGGGGCGGCAGGGCCTCTGGGGGCCGCGATCGGTCCGGAGTCACTGCTGCCCGGTCGAGGTGGAACCTTCCGGCTGTACCGGGGCGGCGTGATCATCGCGACGCCCACCCTCGGTGCTCAGATCGTGGACTTCGCGCGGCTGCTGCAGCTGGCCCCGGACGCGGCGCAGAGCGCGGGGGTGGACGCGGCGGCACAGGCCGCGCCGGGCGGAACGCACAGCCCCGGCACGGCGGCGACCCCGACGCCACCGCCCTCGGTGCGCACCGCACCGGGTCGGCCCGGCTCGGCCGCCCAGGTCGACGGTCGGTCCGCGTCGTCTCCGGCCTCGTCGGATCCGGCCGCGGCGAATATCGCCGTGCCGCCCGACCACACCGCGCCGGACGCCGGGGCCGCACCGCAGGTACCCGAATAG